From Hymenobacter monticola, one genomic window encodes:
- a CDS encoding ComEC/Rec2 family competence protein — protein sequence MAALLLPPPTGATIRMYRSGGLGDCFLLAFAGPGESPCYVLIDCGVFFGTAGAQQRMQLIAADIEASTGGRLDILVATHEHWDHLAGFSFAKEVFERLHIGEVWVAWTEDMQNPLARQLRENRQQALTALVAATQRMQAANDPRAVELQEVLAFHGEMGAAAMASTAEQMQFVQTLGPVRYCWPGQPPRALPNSPAVQTYVLGPPQDELLLKRSNPRKGQVYEQARPQAFADQEASLRSGGFYAAALSDNMATDAPFNQQFVLPLGSLADSHKQIEHAHFFRDHYGFKGVSEGGPAWRRIDQDWLGAAEHLALDLDSDTNNTSLVLAFELPGGKVLLFPGDAQAGNWLSWADVRWQDGGKSVSGLDLLRRVAVYKVGHHGSHNATLSVQGLELMEREDLVALVPVDEEQARRKRWAMPFGPLYERLQSKTKGRLLRADTGIPARPEGVSASQWQPFLDQVREDTSAERLWVELHITA from the coding sequence ATGGCTGCACTACTACTGCCCCCACCAACGGGAGCTACTATTCGAATGTATCGCTCAGGCGGGCTAGGTGACTGCTTTTTACTGGCTTTTGCTGGGCCAGGTGAGTCTCCCTGCTATGTGTTAATTGATTGTGGCGTCTTCTTCGGAACTGCTGGTGCGCAACAGCGCATGCAACTCATTGCCGCCGACATCGAGGCTTCCACCGGGGGGCGTTTAGATATTCTGGTGGCCACCCATGAGCATTGGGACCACCTTGCGGGCTTCAGCTTTGCCAAGGAAGTGTTTGAGCGCCTGCACATCGGCGAAGTGTGGGTCGCTTGGACCGAAGACATGCAAAACCCACTGGCGCGTCAGCTGCGTGAAAACCGGCAACAGGCTCTGACCGCTCTGGTAGCGGCCACCCAACGCATGCAGGCAGCCAACGACCCACGGGCCGTTGAACTACAAGAGGTACTGGCATTTCACGGCGAAATGGGAGCGGCTGCAATGGCCAGTACGGCCGAGCAGATGCAGTTTGTGCAGACTCTTGGACCCGTGCGCTATTGCTGGCCTGGGCAACCGCCCCGTGCTTTGCCTAATTCCCCTGCTGTGCAGACCTACGTACTAGGTCCACCACAAGATGAACTACTGCTCAAGCGGTCTAATCCGCGAAAAGGACAGGTGTACGAGCAAGCCAGACCACAAGCCTTTGCGGACCAGGAGGCCAGCTTACGCTCCGGCGGCTTTTATGCGGCAGCGTTGTCAGACAATATGGCGACAGACGCGCCCTTCAACCAACAGTTTGTGCTGCCCCTTGGCAGTTTGGCCGACTCGCATAAGCAGATAGAGCACGCCCATTTTTTCCGTGACCACTACGGCTTTAAGGGCGTAAGTGAAGGTGGTCCCGCTTGGCGGCGCATCGACCAAGACTGGCTTGGGGCAGCCGAGCACTTGGCACTTGACCTAGATAGCGACACGAACAATACCAGCTTGGTATTAGCCTTCGAGTTGCCGGGTGGCAAAGTGTTGCTGTTTCCTGGCGATGCGCAAGCCGGAAACTGGCTATCGTGGGCAGATGTGCGGTGGCAGGACGGCGGTAAATCAGTTAGTGGGCTTGATTTACTTCGCCGGGTAGCTGTCTATAAAGTAGGGCACCACGGTAGCCACAACGCGACGTTATCGGTGCAGGGCCTTGAGCTTATGGAGCGAGAGGACTTAGTGGCCCTGGTGCCGGTCGACGAGGAACAGGCTCGCCGTAAGCGGTGGGCCATGCCATTCGGTCCACTCTACGAACGGCTACAATCCAAAACGAAAGGCCGCCTGTTACGGGCAGATACGGGAATACCTGCCCGCCCTGAAGGGGTATCCGCCAGCCAATGGCAGCCTTTCCTGGACCAGGTGCGGGAAGATACCAGCGCCGAGCGACTGTGGGTTGAGCTGCACATCACGGCCTAA
- a CDS encoding gluzincin family metallopeptidase, with amino-acid sequence MASYPVPPKRRLRVFAFDPSLTTRLDTVAINQLTLSVAWENLEPGPVGEYLEIVDVDPASGAAYPPVDLNDPYLLAQDGLAPSEGDPRFHQQMLYAVAMITIQRFEEALGRRVLWSVPRQGHAGPDRWQYVQRLRIYPHALREANAYYSPDKKALLFGYFNATPRQAALALPGGLVFTCLSHDVIAHEVTHALLDGMHRRFAEPSNPDVLAFHEAFADLVALLQHFSYPDVLRHQLARTRGDLASQNLLGELAQEFGQAIGSHGALRDTLGRHDPVTNAWHPVVPDPLALSQATEPHARGSILVAAIFGAFLQIYQTRTADLLRIATAGTGILPAGALHPDLINRLAQEAASAARHMLRMCIRALDYCPPVDLTFGDYLRALITADRDVVADDTLYYRVALIDSFRRWGIYPEGVRNLSEESLLWEAPTDEEATALANALGDAAVLRGLCPDWGLSSNRRAVFDQAQRNQEKLQNGLFDPPHLAAVRALGLTIGPEVPASFFPSSTFKGYPTIEIHAVRPARRIGPSGEVRTDLVIVATQRRRGYFDAATQAKVDQGLMEPPTADFIFRGGCTLLVDLDSGAVRYAIRKDVLSEQRLEQQRRHLQQQWIPAVRGTYFGSRGELKEDGLPEPFAMLHRQGAQS; translated from the coding sequence ATGGCTTCGTACCCTGTACCACCTAAGCGCCGCCTGCGGGTATTTGCGTTTGACCCGAGTCTTACGACCAGGCTTGATACCGTTGCCATCAACCAGCTCACGCTTTCGGTGGCCTGGGAAAACCTAGAGCCGGGGCCAGTAGGCGAATACTTGGAGATTGTGGATGTGGACCCGGCGTCGGGGGCAGCTTATCCACCAGTAGACTTAAACGACCCCTATCTACTCGCACAAGATGGCTTGGCTCCGTCAGAAGGTGACCCGCGCTTCCATCAGCAGATGCTGTATGCCGTGGCCATGATTACCATTCAGCGGTTTGAAGAGGCTCTTGGTCGGCGGGTGCTCTGGTCTGTCCCCCGGCAAGGCCACGCCGGGCCTGACCGATGGCAGTATGTGCAGCGGCTCCGCATTTATCCGCATGCACTGCGCGAGGCCAACGCCTACTATAGCCCGGACAAGAAAGCGCTGTTATTCGGCTATTTCAATGCTACCCCCCGGCAAGCGGCCTTGGCATTGCCTGGGGGTTTGGTGTTTACCTGCTTGTCGCACGATGTTATTGCGCATGAAGTCACGCACGCGCTACTCGATGGCATGCATCGCCGCTTCGCCGAGCCGAGCAATCCGGACGTGCTGGCCTTTCACGAAGCCTTTGCCGACCTAGTGGCACTGCTGCAGCACTTTTCTTATCCGGATGTACTGCGTCATCAACTAGCCCGTACGCGAGGGGACCTCGCCAGCCAAAATCTACTTGGCGAGCTGGCCCAAGAATTTGGGCAGGCTATTGGCTCGCATGGGGCTCTACGTGACACTCTCGGCAGGCACGACCCGGTTACAAACGCCTGGCATCCTGTGGTACCCGACCCGCTGGCCTTAAGTCAAGCCACCGAGCCACACGCCAGAGGCAGCATCTTGGTAGCGGCGATTTTCGGCGCCTTCCTGCAAATCTATCAGACTCGTACAGCAGATTTGCTCCGTATTGCTACGGCCGGCACGGGTATTCTGCCAGCTGGGGCCCTGCACCCCGACCTTATTAATCGACTGGCACAGGAGGCCGCTAGCGCGGCCCGGCACATGCTGCGGATGTGCATACGGGCACTCGATTACTGCCCTCCCGTGGACCTGACCTTTGGTGACTACCTACGGGCACTTATCACGGCCGACCGGGATGTGGTCGCTGATGATACGCTTTATTACCGCGTAGCCCTTATCGACTCCTTTCGACGTTGGGGTATTTACCCGGAAGGGGTTCGTAACCTATCCGAAGAAAGCCTGCTTTGGGAGGCTCCTACAGATGAAGAAGCAACTGCTTTAGCCAATGCGCTGGGTGACGCAGCTGTCCTGCGAGGCCTATGCCCGGACTGGGGGCTGTCGTCTAACCGGCGGGCAGTTTTTGACCAGGCCCAAAGGAATCAGGAAAAGCTACAGAATGGATTATTTGACCCGCCTCATTTGGCCGCTGTGCGTGCCCTAGGTCTCACCATCGGCCCCGAGGTGCCGGCATCCTTTTTCCCAAGTTCTACTTTTAAGGGCTACCCGACCATAGAAATTCATGCGGTGCGCCCGGCAAGGCGCATCGGTCCGAGCGGGGAGGTACGCACCGACTTAGTCATCGTAGCAACGCAGCGCCGGCGCGGCTACTTCGATGCTGCCACTCAAGCCAAAGTAGACCAGGGCCTCATGGAGCCGCCAACCGCAGACTTTATTTTTCGCGGGGGCTGCACCCTACTCGTTGATTTGGACTCGGGAGCGGTGCGCTATGCTATTCGCAAGGATGTGCTGAGCGAGCAACGGCTCGAACAACAGCGACGGCACCTACAACAACAGTGGATTCCAGCGGTGCGCGGCACCTATTTCGGTAGTCGCGGCGAGCTAAAAGAGGATGGCCTGCCAGAGCCTTTTGCGATGTTGCACCGCCAAGGCGCTCAATCATAA
- a CDS encoding AAA family ATPase, producing MPQRITHLKLTNFRGATQPVTVKFTPEKGGLKTNVVVIFGENGTGKSTIVDALDVVGNASFGSLLRPGIQAPQKHVASLTKDAQSVEVELTTKAGHTCKAKLSGKTVVLTAGSPDTIMPEIRVLRRRDLLQLIEATPAKRYEAIQEFIAVTGVDNAEAALRTDCNTVEKLFNNAESARAQAEKTLRALWEQEKQSGEPDSDPLAWATYRAAESTGDLQDQLDKLAKGHAAMQQVAAIVTQWQNAQTNYIKEKSTLDAAETALQDLNQGANERSSDLISLLSSAERYLALPADPSTCPLCDNGVQADELRLRIQSQLEQLQTSRSLLQKLSDAQIRLKTAADENVRCNRETVRVAKVLTTHFASYEPAAVGTLSLDWKAHEAELAVAEPSDTTSASIVALSERLMAISEAVGSEHESLQTRLTVYNNIKTQARLLNESTAEVARLNTSLERLRGACTLVVNKRREFVQTILDDIIGEVNTLYQAIHPGEKIGLHRLEMDDVKRASLEQQATFEDKSGVVPQAYFSESHLDTFGFCLWLALAKRDNPKQIVLVLDDVFTSVDAQHFRRISDLLAAQASNFQQVIVATHNRLWHDYYKISGAGVHLLKLERWTLARGLRPHEDQILIAELALALEADIFDRQAVASKAGVLLENVLDNLAAYYECSLKYRPGRGHTLGDLLRTTKKLFQEAKVQRVRRDAQGNPIAPHLEENWIKIALKRHHEKLDAIKLIRNEVGAHFNSLGNDWSDNDVREFGQAAYDLAEALACQQCGHMPKNLRADHRGCGCDAKHQTRLFPLSLN from the coding sequence ATGCCACAACGCATTACGCATCTTAAGCTCACGAACTTTCGTGGGGCGACGCAGCCGGTTACGGTAAAATTCACACCTGAAAAGGGCGGGTTGAAAACCAATGTCGTGGTCATCTTCGGTGAGAACGGCACGGGCAAATCAACCATCGTAGATGCACTTGATGTGGTCGGTAACGCCTCTTTTGGTTCACTGCTTCGTCCTGGTATCCAAGCCCCCCAAAAGCACGTTGCCTCGCTTACCAAAGATGCTCAGTCAGTAGAGGTTGAGCTGACAACGAAAGCTGGCCACACGTGCAAGGCTAAATTGAGCGGTAAAACAGTGGTCCTCACCGCAGGAAGCCCCGACACTATTATGCCCGAGATTCGGGTTTTGCGGCGGCGTGACTTGCTACAACTCATCGAGGCCACACCGGCAAAACGCTACGAGGCCATTCAAGAGTTTATTGCCGTGACTGGCGTGGACAATGCAGAGGCGGCGTTGCGGACTGACTGCAATACTGTAGAAAAGCTTTTTAATAACGCTGAATCTGCCAGAGCGCAAGCTGAGAAGACCCTGCGCGCCCTTTGGGAACAGGAAAAACAGTCGGGAGAGCCAGATAGTGACCCACTAGCCTGGGCCACGTATCGAGCGGCGGAAAGTACTGGAGACCTACAAGACCAACTGGACAAGTTGGCAAAGGGGCATGCCGCCATGCAACAGGTAGCAGCTATTGTTACCCAGTGGCAAAATGCCCAAACGAATTACATCAAAGAGAAAAGCACGTTGGATGCAGCTGAGACTGCTTTACAGGACCTGAACCAAGGTGCCAATGAACGCAGCTCTGACCTGATTAGCCTACTAAGCTCAGCTGAGCGCTACTTAGCATTGCCTGCTGACCCAAGCACCTGTCCATTATGTGATAATGGAGTGCAGGCAGATGAACTTCGCCTGCGCATTCAGTCACAACTTGAGCAGCTGCAGACCTCCCGCTCGCTGCTACAAAAGTTAAGTGATGCGCAAATTCGTCTAAAAACGGCGGCCGATGAGAATGTCCGTTGCAACCGGGAAACGGTCCGGGTAGCGAAGGTTCTAACTACGCACTTTGCGAGTTACGAACCAGCAGCGGTAGGGACACTGAGTCTAGATTGGAAAGCACATGAAGCCGAATTGGCCGTTGCAGAGCCTAGCGATACCACAAGCGCTTCTATTGTCGCCCTCAGTGAGCGTTTAATGGCAATAAGCGAAGCGGTAGGAAGCGAACACGAGAGTCTGCAAACTCGACTTACCGTTTATAATAACATCAAAACGCAGGCCCGTTTGCTGAACGAGAGCACGGCTGAAGTGGCTAGGCTAAACACCAGCTTAGAAAGGCTGCGCGGTGCATGCACTTTGGTCGTTAATAAGCGGCGTGAATTTGTACAAACCATTCTGGATGATATCATCGGTGAAGTAAACACCCTATATCAAGCCATACACCCCGGTGAAAAAATCGGTCTTCACCGCCTCGAAATGGATGATGTCAAAAGGGCTTCGCTCGAACAGCAGGCCACTTTTGAAGATAAAAGCGGCGTCGTGCCACAAGCTTATTTTAGCGAATCTCACCTCGACACGTTTGGTTTTTGCCTCTGGTTAGCGCTAGCCAAGCGCGACAACCCGAAGCAGATCGTGCTCGTGCTCGACGACGTATTTACCTCTGTTGATGCGCAGCATTTCCGCCGCATATCCGACTTGTTGGCCGCACAAGCATCAAATTTCCAACAAGTCATTGTGGCCACGCACAACCGACTCTGGCACGATTACTATAAAATAAGTGGCGCCGGTGTGCACCTCCTCAAGCTCGAACGCTGGACTTTAGCCCGTGGTTTGCGGCCTCATGAAGACCAAATCTTGATAGCCGAATTGGCATTGGCATTGGAAGCAGACATATTTGACCGGCAAGCGGTAGCGTCTAAAGCCGGCGTCCTGTTGGAAAATGTGTTGGATAATTTGGCAGCCTACTATGAGTGCAGCTTGAAATACAGGCCTGGTCGTGGGCACACGCTAGGAGACTTACTCCGCACCACCAAAAAGCTATTTCAAGAAGCCAAAGTGCAGCGGGTGCGGCGCGATGCTCAGGGGAATCCCATAGCACCCCATCTGGAAGAAAACTGGATAAAGATTGCGCTGAAACGGCACCACGAAAAGCTCGATGCAATAAAGCTTATCCGCAATGAGGTAGGTGCTCACTTTAACTCATTGGGCAACGACTGGTCGGATAACGACGTGCGTGAGTTCGGCCAAGCCGCCTACGACCTAGCCGAGGCCTTGGCTTGCCAGCAATGTGGACATATGCCCAAGAACTTACGTGCTGACCACCGTGGGTGCGGTTGCGACGCCAAGCACCAAACGCGCCTCTTTCCGCTAAGCCTTAATTAA
- a CDS encoding site-specific integrase, which yields MFHLPAPVPQPFGASLSSTVSSAASAYLDAGLQGADNTRRAYLSDLGVFDRFCAEHNRCPLPADVATLIEYVTFLADTPPEPRANARPTTAPRPPRKFATLKRHLAAIQKNHQLRGYDSAVAAPELAAVLDGIARLKGKRQKQAPAFTVDHLKQVIRGLDRATPAGLRDRALLLLGFAGAFRRSELEALDVDHVRLTSKSLLIDMGSSKTNQYGELENKAVFYAPDELFCPVRAVLEWKELLGRNTGPLFVRLARGAAGEPSRLSKHRLTAKGMNELVQKHFGAHFTAHSLRASFVTVAVQKGQSNKAIKNQTKQKTDAMIERYARLNDVEDFNAAQHLGL from the coding sequence ATGTTCCACCTCCCCGCGCCAGTTCCTCAACCATTCGGAGCCAGCCTGTCCTCCACGGTTTCGTCGGCCGCGTCCGCTTACCTGGACGCCGGCCTGCAGGGCGCAGATAACACACGCCGGGCCTACCTGTCGGACCTAGGCGTGTTCGACCGGTTCTGCGCCGAGCACAACCGCTGCCCGCTGCCAGCCGACGTGGCGACGCTCATCGAGTACGTGACCTTCCTGGCCGACACGCCTCCCGAGCCCCGCGCTAATGCCCGGCCCACCACGGCACCCCGGCCTCCGCGCAAGTTTGCAACCCTCAAGCGTCACTTGGCCGCCATTCAGAAAAACCACCAGCTGCGCGGCTACGACTCGGCCGTCGCGGCACCCGAACTGGCCGCGGTGCTCGATGGCATCGCCCGTCTCAAGGGCAAACGCCAAAAGCAGGCGCCGGCCTTCACGGTCGACCATCTCAAGCAGGTGATTCGCGGATTGGACCGCGCCACGCCCGCTGGACTACGCGACCGGGCCCTGTTGTTGCTGGGATTCGCCGGTGCTTTCCGCCGCTCGGAACTCGAAGCCTTGGACGTCGACCACGTGCGGCTCACCTCGAAGTCCCTGCTCATCGACATGGGCAGCAGCAAAACCAACCAGTACGGGGAGCTGGAAAACAAAGCGGTGTTCTACGCCCCGGACGAGTTGTTCTGCCCGGTGCGGGCGGTGCTGGAATGGAAAGAGTTACTGGGACGAAATACTGGCCCCTTGTTCGTGCGCTTGGCCCGGGGAGCGGCCGGCGAGCCCTCGCGCCTGAGCAAGCATCGGCTGACAGCAAAGGGCATGAATGAGCTGGTCCAAAAGCATTTTGGGGCGCACTTTACTGCTCACTCCTTACGGGCTTCCTTCGTGACGGTGGCTGTCCAGAAGGGCCAATCCAACAAGGCCATTAAGAACCAGACCAAGCAAAAGACCGATGCGATGATTGAGCGCTACGCTCGCCTCAACGATGTGGAGGACTTTAATGCTGCTCAGCATTTAGGGCTTTAA
- a CDS encoding toxin-antitoxin system YwqK family antitoxin, whose translation MAKRYFLPFLLLLVSLPTLAQRPKPAAVTLPPADTVYFDRDWERTETLEEVSYARIARHDAAGKTVGTVRDYFYPSWKKQWEGKMASESPDKPTGLCCGWHENGQVSFRGTYLNGVQQSDFRSWQPNGREIKCTYTTEDALPLSNATIHCSTCVHLSRKVFEVDVPEGTAGIVYKLDIRDGETAPSWSTAIGLASALSNPATGTVALLSMVSATLSKQNTGPTPTVSTKCRWYITTDPAAVQQFMDTKGSITIPNSCLRVASNTPQETRPITLPPGTRRLYVCVNNDNYRADATATLSVTALVKACK comes from the coding sequence ATGGCAAAACGCTACTTTCTACCCTTTCTACTTCTACTAGTAAGTCTCCCAACGCTGGCCCAGCGGCCCAAGCCTGCCGCCGTTACTCTGCCCCCGGCCGATACGGTCTACTTTGACCGCGACTGGGAGCGCACCGAAACGCTGGAGGAAGTCAGCTACGCCCGCATTGCCCGCCACGACGCAGCCGGTAAAACCGTGGGCACCGTGCGGGACTACTTCTACCCCTCGTGGAAAAAGCAGTGGGAGGGCAAAATGGCCAGCGAGTCACCGGACAAGCCGACCGGTCTGTGCTGCGGCTGGCACGAAAACGGCCAGGTCAGCTTCCGAGGCACCTACCTGAACGGAGTGCAGCAATCGGATTTTCGCAGCTGGCAGCCCAACGGACGCGAAATCAAGTGCACCTATACAACCGAGGATGCCCTGCCCCTGAGCAATGCCACCATCCATTGCAGTACCTGCGTGCATTTGAGTCGGAAAGTGTTTGAAGTGGACGTGCCGGAGGGCACGGCCGGCATCGTGTACAAGCTCGACATCCGCGACGGCGAAACGGCCCCGTCGTGGTCCACGGCCATCGGGCTGGCCAGCGCGCTGAGCAACCCCGCCACGGGCACGGTTGCTTTGCTATCCATGGTATCGGCCACGCTCTCCAAGCAGAACACCGGGCCCACGCCGACGGTGAGCACCAAGTGCCGCTGGTACATCACCACGGACCCGGCGGCGGTGCAGCAGTTCATGGATACGAAAGGCTCAATTACCATCCCCAATTCGTGTTTGCGGGTGGCCAGCAACACGCCCCAGGAAACCCGGCCTATCACCCTGCCACCGGGCACGCGCCGCCTGTACGTCTGCGTGAACAACGATAATTACCGCGCCGACGCTACCGCTACCTTGAGCGTGACAGCCTTGGTGAAAGCCTGTAAATAA
- a CDS encoding multicopper oxidase domain-containing protein yields the protein MRVILLLAALLATLPAWAQSMPGMRMGKGTEPHLTQSAPPAAELQGKVVTPRSSYVGKRVEYDLYVDERLVNFTGRTRRAIGINGQIPAPTLTFNEGDTAVIRVHNQMHMETSIHWHGLLLPNEQDGVPYLNTAPVEPGGTHTFTFPLIQSGTYWYHSHTMLQEQDGVYGSIVIHPKRIPYEMKEYVLVLSDWTDHKSKEVLRYLKRTGEWFAVQKGATQSYGEALAAGYFKDKLKQEWGRMPAMDLTDIYYNKFLTNGQEKGYFKDAKPGEVVRLRVINGSASSYFFLQYAGGPIQVIAADGINVEPFPVTKLEIATAETYDLLVTVPAMGAAEFRATANDITGYTSTYIGEGEPMKAPDLPRINYFQMMREMGSMGNMSGMDMGGAGMTKQQSGGEMKGMGMSGQKPASGSQMPGMDMQHGSAPATTAPSPQNRPANAQEKAGKSMGSMQDTGGMAGMDMGGMAGMSGSAGDFNYNQLRALNPTTLDSTKQWREINLTLTGNMLRYVWSFDNKTLSEADKIPIRKGENVRMTFTNTTMMRHPLHLHGHFFRLVNAQGAYSPMKHTFDIQSMGKVTIEFDANEEQDWFFHCHILYHMMAGMARIVSYEGTPQNQYARTDYEELKKEDNRPYLWADLMAHSQGAFLETTLTNNRNALEFEGRVNYQGNFETETHLLRYLDNRQFLAAFVGFDYRNNRTLLAEGERNTKNNRRVFDVGAYYLLPLLVRSELRLDSNGKVRLQLERTDLPLSNNFFADLLVNTDREYNVAFRYMVSKYFSLSTNYDSDYKWGAGLTIHY from the coding sequence ATGCGAGTAATCCTTCTGCTGGCTGCGCTGCTGGCCACCTTGCCCGCCTGGGCCCAGAGCATGCCCGGCATGCGTATGGGCAAGGGCACCGAGCCCCACCTGACCCAGTCCGCGCCGCCGGCCGCCGAGCTGCAAGGCAAAGTCGTGACGCCCCGCAGCAGCTACGTGGGCAAACGGGTAGAATACGACCTGTACGTCGACGAGCGCCTAGTCAACTTCACCGGCCGCACCCGCCGGGCCATCGGCATAAACGGCCAGATTCCGGCCCCCACGCTCACCTTCAACGAGGGCGACACGGCCGTGATTCGGGTGCACAACCAGATGCACATGGAAACCTCCATTCACTGGCACGGCCTGCTGCTGCCCAACGAGCAGGACGGCGTGCCATACCTCAACACGGCACCGGTCGAGCCCGGCGGCACCCACACGTTTACGTTCCCCCTGATTCAGAGCGGCACTTACTGGTACCACTCCCACACCATGCTGCAGGAGCAGGACGGCGTGTACGGCTCTATCGTCATTCACCCCAAGCGGATTCCCTACGAGATGAAGGAGTACGTGCTGGTGCTCTCCGACTGGACCGACCACAAGTCCAAGGAGGTGCTGCGCTACCTTAAGCGCACCGGCGAGTGGTTTGCGGTGCAGAAAGGGGCCACCCAGAGCTACGGCGAGGCCCTGGCCGCCGGCTACTTCAAGGACAAGCTCAAGCAGGAGTGGGGCCGCATGCCGGCCATGGACCTGACCGACATCTACTACAACAAGTTTCTGACCAACGGGCAGGAAAAGGGCTACTTCAAGGACGCCAAGCCCGGGGAAGTGGTGCGCCTGCGCGTCATCAACGGCAGCGCCTCCTCGTACTTTTTCCTGCAGTACGCCGGCGGCCCCATCCAGGTAATTGCTGCCGACGGCATTAACGTGGAGCCCTTCCCGGTCACCAAGCTCGAAATTGCCACGGCCGAAACCTACGACCTGCTGGTCACGGTGCCCGCGATGGGCGCAGCCGAGTTTCGGGCCACGGCCAACGACATCACGGGCTACACCTCCACCTACATCGGGGAGGGCGAGCCGATGAAAGCGCCTGACCTGCCCCGCATCAACTACTTCCAGATGATGCGCGAAATGGGCAGCATGGGCAACATGAGTGGCATGGACATGGGCGGCGCCGGCATGACCAAGCAGCAGAGCGGTGGGGAAATGAAAGGCATGGGCATGTCGGGCCAGAAGCCGGCCAGTGGCTCGCAGATGCCAGGGATGGACATGCAGCACGGCTCGGCACCCGCCACCACGGCCCCCTCGCCGCAGAACCGGCCAGCGAATGCCCAGGAAAAAGCCGGCAAAAGCATGGGCAGCATGCAGGATACGGGCGGCATGGCGGGCATGGACATGGGAGGAATGGCCGGAATGAGCGGCAGTGCCGGTGACTTCAACTACAACCAGCTGCGGGCCCTCAACCCCACCACGCTGGATTCCACCAAGCAGTGGCGGGAAATTAACCTGACCCTGACCGGCAACATGCTGCGCTACGTGTGGTCGTTTGACAACAAGACTTTGTCCGAGGCCGACAAGATTCCCATCCGCAAGGGCGAGAACGTGCGCATGACCTTCACCAACACCACCATGATGCGCCACCCGCTGCACCTGCACGGGCACTTTTTCCGGCTCGTCAACGCCCAGGGCGCCTATTCGCCGATGAAGCACACCTTCGACATCCAGTCCATGGGCAAGGTCACCATCGAGTTCGATGCCAACGAGGAGCAGGACTGGTTTTTCCACTGCCACATCCTTTACCACATGATGGCCGGCATGGCCCGCATCGTGAGCTACGAGGGCACCCCGCAGAACCAGTACGCCCGCACCGACTACGAGGAGCTGAAAAAGGAAGACAACCGGCCCTACCTCTGGGCCGACCTGATGGCGCACTCGCAGGGCGCTTTCCTGGAAACTACCCTCACCAACAACCGCAACGCGCTGGAATTTGAGGGACGGGTGAACTACCAGGGCAACTTCGAGACCGAAACCCACCTGCTGCGCTACCTTGATAACCGGCAGTTTCTCGCCGCGTTCGTGGGCTTTGACTACCGCAACAACCGCACGTTGCTGGCGGAGGGCGAGCGCAACACCAAGAACAACCGGCGCGTGTTCGATGTGGGCGCCTACTACCTGCTGCCGCTGCTCGTGCGCTCGGAGCTGCGCCTGGACAGCAACGGCAAGGTGCGTCTGCAGTTGGAACGCACCGACCTGCCCCTGAGTAACAACTTCTTCGCCGACCTGCTGGTGAACACCGACCGTGAGTACAACGTCGCCTTCCGCTACATGGTCAGCAAGTACTTTTCCCTGAGCACAAACTATGACAGTGACTACAAGTGGGGCGCCGGCCTGACTATTCACTACTAA